CAAGTTCCAAATTCAACCTTTTGTAGTTCAGTTTCACGGCTGAAACCAAACCCTAAATCCGCTCGGGAAGCAACCTTCATGTTGCGGCCGGTCGAAACATAATTCCCTTTGCATTTGGGCCCTTTCGGGGCAAGTTGAAGCAACGATGATTCCCGAACAACCGCCTGCCCCGGAAAGCGCGATGCCCGAACGGTCCGCTGTCTCTCAATCCAGTCGTCGCGGCCGACGCGGCGGTCGAGGACGCCGAGGACGAGGGCGCTCCCGAGGACTGACTCAGCAATCCTCTGCCGTTGCGGAAGAGAACGCCGTGTCGAGCCAACCTCTCGCAGAGGAAATTTCGGGAGAAATAGAAGCACCGGAATTACCACTGACCTCGCAGGATAATTCGGAAGCTGCCGACCAGGAGACCGCCGCTCCCGCTACGGAATTCAGGGATGCACGGCGCGAACAGCGGCCGGCACGGCCTCTAACACCCAAACGTGAGGTTTCCCGCCCTCCCACCCGTGACTTTCAACCCGCCACCCCCGCAGCGGTTTCACAGGCCATCGAACACGTCAACCAAATCATCGAGACCCTCCGCGGTGCACTCAGCGATATGGAGGATGTGTTGGAGACCTTGGAACTCGCCGAACGGCAGAAGACCGCCGACGAACAGGAAATTGAAACCCTTCGCCGCGGCCTGCGCCATTTGCACCGCCCTAGAGAAAGCGGACAATCGCATCCGCGACACTAATTCTTCTGCGGCCACCGAAAGCGCGCGCCGTCTGTTTGCCAGGATTGTAGTCTACGAGCGACACGAGTTGGCCTGCCCGGGTGGGAGCCACACCTATGTAATGAGGCTTTCCGCTCCAGTATGGACGAAGGGCACCGCAGACGATCATCCGGATTGGGCCATTTAGGGCCATTTAGACTTGCGCTAGTGCCAGAGCGGGCCCAATTCTCACCGCCGGCACGGCAGTCCACCACCTGGCGTGAAAAACACGAGACAACACAGAACAACTAAATTGCAGTCGGCGACTGCTCCGCTTTGCCTTCTTGTGCACATGGGCGAAGCTGCTGTCGCGCGCAACTGATCACCATGATCGACTTCAATCACAGAATTCTGATGACTGGTTTCGGCGTCGTGGCACAGGCCACCATGCCGATGTTACTGAAACACCTACGCGTTCCCTGCCGCAACATTACCATAATCGACTTTGCCGATCGCGAGGACGTGCTGCGCCCGTGGCTAAAACGGGGAGCCCGCTTCATCCGGGAGCGCGTCACCCCCACGAACCTGCCACGGTTACTCTCCACCTATGCGAAGCGGGGAGACCTGATCATTGACTTGGCCTGGGGCATAGATTTCTTCGACATCCTAGAATGGGCCCACAACAATCAGGTTCTTTACGTTAACGCCTCACTGGAGTCCTGGCACCCCTCGGCCGAGATGCGCAGCAAGACGTCCATGGAGAAGTCGCTCTACTCTCGCTACGAAAGGCTGCTGCCCATCGCCGCTCAGTGGAGAGAGACAACCACGGCGGTCATTGACCACGGCGCGAACCCGGGCTTGGTGTCGCATTTCGTCAAGCAGGGATTGCTGGACATCGCCAACAAAGCGCTGCGGGAAAACCGCTTGCCTCGCGCCCGCGCCCGCCGACTGGAGCGCATGATGGCGGATAAGGCGTTCGCTGTCCTGGCGCGCGAGTTGGGGGTGAAGGTCATTCACTGCAGCGAGTGGGATACACAACGCGCATCCAAACCCAAGCGCCCGGACGAGTTCGTGGGCACCTGGAGCGTGGAGGGCATGTGGGATGAGTCCATTTCACCCAGTGAGCTGGGCTGGGGCACACACGAAAAGTGGATGCCGCCATTCTCCACCAAACCGGAGACCGGTCCCGCCAACCAGATCATTCTGCCCCAGATGGGCCTGAACACCTGGGTCCGCTCCTGGGTGCCCCATCAGGAAATCGTCGGCATGATCGTCACGCATGGCGAATCCTTCGGGATCTCGCACGCTTTAACTGTGCTCGAAAACGGCCATGCAGTCTATCGCCCAACCGTCCATTACGCTTACATGCCGTGCAACGACTCGCTCGTCTCCTTGCACGAACTCCGGTGCCGGAATTACGAGCTGCACCCCAAACAACGCATCCTTGCCGACGAAATCACCGAAGGAATGGACCTTGTAGGTGCGCTGATCATGGGGCATCGGTTCCAGTCCTGGTGGACCGGCAGTGCTCTGAGCATCGCCGCCGCACGAAGGAAGGTGCCGCATCTGAACTCCACCGCGGTGCAAGTGGCCGCCGGCGTGATGGCTGCGGCATTGTGGGCCGTCCAGAATCCGCAGCGCGGGGTGTGCTTCCCCGAAGACTTGCCGCACGAGGAGATTCTGCGCGACGCCCGGCCCTATCTAGGGCGATTAATCTCGGAAAGCTCAGATTGGACCCCCCTGCGGCAGCACCGGGTGTACTTCGATGAAAACCCGCTCGCCCGGCCCGATCAAAGCGATCCATGGCAGTTCACTAATTTCCTCTTCCGTCCTTGACGACGGTGCAGGCTCGGCGGGGCCCGCAGCCCTCCGCTCGAGCAAGCTAGCGCGGCTGCGTTTTTGCTTCAGCGCCGACAAAATCCGCCAGACGGCAGACGGCGTCGTAGAACTCCGCTTCAAGCATGCCGAGCAACGTCGCGCCGTACCGGACACAGTGTTCATCAGCAATCACGTCGCCGTAGTTGATCACGGGAATCATGTAGGCGACCGCGAGGAGCGCAAGTTCCGGCCGTTGACGCAATAAAGGGCGCAGGTAGAGGACGCGACCGTTTTGCTCCGGGTTGCGGAGATCCGGACCTGGCTCGGCAAACTGGTGGCCGGCCATCTCGCCAAATTCAAAGACTAAACGCGTCGGGTAGCGGAGGCATTCGCGGTCCGCCAATAACGCGTCAATCCCTTCAAAGGCGAGCGGGGCGTGCTTCCGATGCGCAACGATCGCCTGTGCGGCAATATGGCCGCGCAGGCTGTCCTGTCCGACCTCGACCAGATCGCCGGCGGGGAGTCGGCGGAGGTCAGCCCCACGCAGCGAGCGATCGGACCGATCGCTTCCAGCTCGAGTTGCGATCACTTGGCGTAGCGCTTCTGGAACTCCTTCCGCTCCTCCTCGCGCCGAGCTTTCTCGGCCGGGTCCATACGGTTGAGGTACCACTGGTGATTGGAGTGGTTGAGGGTGTCGTCCAGCAGCTTGCGGAGCTTCAGGGCGGCTTCCTTCCTGACGGGGTCCGACGACTCGTGATGCTTCTCCGCCAGCTCCTGGAGTTCCGGGATATACTTGGCGTAGAAATGCTTGGCAACTTCGTAGGTGCCATGCCAGTGAGTGTAGTCCGGGCCCATCATGGAGACGCCATGGCGGGCGCGGCGGCCTTCGTGGTGCCAGATTTCATACCATGTGAAGTCAATTGGATTGCTAAACTGGGCTGGCCTGAGAAGCGGCTTGGCGGCCTGGTAAAGCGCGAGGCCCGGCTTTGCAAACTTGTCGTGATACAGCTCGATGAGGCCGTCGTATTGCAGGTAGAAGGAATTCACGAAGTGCTGATTATGGCAGTTCAGGCACACGTCTACCATATTGGTGCGGCGCGTCTGCCACGAGATATCCTTGCCCGGCAAACCAAGCTTGGCGTCGGAAACCTCCGGCCGGATCGAGATCTCCGGCCGGTTGTTCCAGG
Above is a window of Candidatus Paceibacterota bacterium DNA encoding:
- a CDS encoding saccharopine dehydrogenase C-terminal domain-containing protein codes for the protein MIDFNHRILMTGFGVVAQATMPMLLKHLRVPCRNITIIDFADREDVLRPWLKRGARFIRERVTPTNLPRLLSTYAKRGDLIIDLAWGIDFFDILEWAHNNQVLYVNASLESWHPSAEMRSKTSMEKSLYSRYERLLPIAAQWRETTTAVIDHGANPGLVSHFVKQGLLDIANKALRENRLPRARARRLERMMADKAFAVLARELGVKVIHCSEWDTQRASKPKRPDEFVGTWSVEGMWDESISPSELGWGTHEKWMPPFSTKPETGPANQIILPQMGLNTWVRSWVPHQEIVGMIVTHGESFGISHALTVLENGHAVYRPTVHYAYMPCNDSLVSLHELRCRNYELHPKQRILADEITEGMDLVGALIMGHRFQSWWTGSALSIAAARRKVPHLNSTAVQVAAGVMAAALWAVQNPQRGVCFPEDLPHEEILRDARPYLGRLISESSDWTPLRQHRVYFDENPLARPDQSDPWQFTNFLFRP